The genomic interval CCAGCTGCAGGCGCTCCAGGGCATAGACATGCATGGCTTCGTTGAACAGGGCGTACTGGTTTCTGCCTTGACCTTTGGCCCGGTACAGGGCGATATCGGCATCGCGGAGAATCTCGGCGGCGGTCTGGTAGGCGGCAGGCCCCACTACCAGGCCGATGCTGGTTTTGACAAAGATTTCCCGCTCACCAATCGTCAACGGCTGCTGAAACGCCTGCAAAACCCGCTGGGCAAAGTCCGTCGGTGACTGGGCCTCGGTTACGGGGGGCAGCACCACGACAAATTCATCCCCGCCCAGGCGAGCCGCCAGTCCTGCCGGGGGGAGCAGGGCTTTGAGCTGGCGAGCTATTTGCACCAGCACCTGATCGCCGGCGGCGTGGCCGAGGCTGTCGTTGATCACTTTGAAGTGGTCAAGATCGAGATACAGCACGGCAAACTCGGCCTGCCCAGGGGTTTGCCCCTGCTGGAGAATGCAGTCGAGCTGCTGGGTTAACAGGTCGCGGTTGGGCAAGTCGGTGAGGCTGTCGTGCAGGCTGTTGTAGCGCAGCTGGTCTTCGCTGCGTTTGCGATCGCTGACATCGCGAAACACCACTACTCCCCCCATCGATCGCTGGGCGGCGTCCCGCAGGGGCCGACCCGACACCTCCAGGTAGCGCCCCTCGGGGCAGTGCTGATGGCGCATAACAATTTCGACCCGGTCAAAGGCTTCCCCCTGCACAGCCCGCCAGAGGGGCACTTGATCGGGTGGGCAGGGCTGGTTGTCGGGCAAAAAGAGGCCCCAGTGGGTTTGCCAGTCCATTGGCTCCACCGGGGGAGGCTGCTCGATTTGGGTGATTTGCCGACCCGCCGGGTTATAGAGCATGATCTCGCCCGCCTGGTTGGCCACCATCACGCCATCGCCCATACCGTTAAGAATCGTCTCCAGTAGGGTGGCCTGGTTGCGGAGTTCGGTGGTGCGCTGCTGTACCACCCACTCCAGATCGTCGTTGAGCTTTTGCAGGGCCAGTTCGGCCTGTTTACGCCCGCTCACATCGGCTACGTATCCCACTATTTCTACCGGGTTGCCCTGGTCGTCACGGATTAGTCGGAGTTCATCGTGGACCCAGTAGTAGTGGCCAGCCTTGTGCCGCAGGCGATACTCGTGGGCGTAGGTGCCGAAGCTAGACAGGGTCTCTAGCCCCTGCAAGACCTGCTCAGCATCGTCTGGGTGCAGGCAGCGAACCCAAAAGTCTGGTTCAGCCAGCCATTCCGCTGGGGTATAGCCCAAAATTCGCTCGATATTTTCGCTGATGTAGGTACAGGAGAAGTCCCCGGCAGGCTCACAGGTGTAAATGATGGCTGGGCTGGCCGACAGCAAAAACTGAAGGCGCTCCCGCAGCCGCTGCATTTCTCGCTCTGCCTGCTGGCGATCGCTGATGTCGCGAAAAATGCTCTGGGCCATGGGCTGGCCGTTAATTTCGATGATTGCAGCGGTGACCTCTACGGGCCGCAGCTGGCCATCTTTGCGGAGCACCTGGGTGAGCATGGGCGGAGCATTGCGGTGCGTCAGGAGATCGGTAAAGGTAGCGGTATCTCGCTCCAGCGACTCGGGGGGATGCAGCTGGAAGACGTGCATGCCCAGCAGCTCGTCGTAGCTGTAGCCCAGCAGCGCCAGCGCTTTTTGGTTGACATCCACCACAATGCCCTCGCGGCTGGCCATGATGATGGCGTCACTGGCACCGTCCATCAGGCGGCGGTAGCGAGCCTCACTCTGGCGCAGTGCTGCTTCGGTTCGCTTGCGATCGCTAATGTTGCGCACCACTACCAGGGCTTCATCGGCACTGATCGCCCCGATCCGGACTTCCTCGTAGACAATGCGCCCCTCTCGTTCGAGCTGGTGCTCGTAGACCTGGAGATCTCGGGTGGCGATCGCCTGCCGAACCGCCGCCAGCTGCCGCCGCAGCAAGGGCTCCGCCAGAACCTCGGACAGGTGGCGAGTAATTGGGAAGAACTGCCCCGAGACATGGGGAGAGCAAATCACAGCCCGGCAGTCGCCACTGGTCGTGACGCGCAGCAGCAGGTCGGGCAGGGCATCGATCACCATCCGCATTTGGGCCTCGCTCTCCCGCAGCGCCGCCTCGGCCCGTTTGCGATCGGTAATGTCAAAATTGACGCCAATGGCCCGGGTGACCTCCCCCTCAGGGGTGCGTTCGTAAAAGCCATAGGCCTTCAGGTGGCGAATGTCGCCGTTGGGGTGGACCACCCGAAATTCGGTGTCGTAGGGCCGCTCTCCCCGAACGCCCTGGTCAGACCTGGCCTTGGCCCCGGCCAGGTCCTCGGGGTGAATCCGTTGCTCCCAGTCCGTTATCGAGCCGCCAAAGTCTGCGACGGCAATGCCGTAAAGCTCGCACATGCGATCGTCCCAGATCAGCTGGTTTTGGGCGACGTTGTACTCCCAAATGCCAAACCGCCCCGACTGCACCGCCAGGGACAGGCGCTGGGAGAGTTGTTCCAGCTGGGCCTCTTTTTGCTTCAGGTCGGTGATGTCGCTCAGAATGCCGCCGAAAGCCACGGGTTCGCCCGTCTCGGGGTGAGTGATGACAAAGGCATTGTGGGTGGTGGGAATGGCTGCCCCGGTCTGAAAATGCCGCAGATTGACCTCCCCCTGCCAGGTGCCACCCCGGCGCAGGGGCGGCAGCACGGTTTGTTCTAACCAGGGCCAGTCGGCGGGGAAATGGAAGTCGGCAAGGGCATAGCGACGGATATCCGCCGTTTCGGGGAGGCCCACCAGCTGCCGTCCGGCCCGGTTGAGGTAGGTGATGTGGCCGTCCAGGTTAGCGGTAATGATAAAGTTCGTGCTGTGTTCCACCAGGGCGGCCAGCCGTTGCCGTTCCGCCAGGGATTGCTGCAGCTGAAAGTTGGCCTGCTGGAGTTCGGCGGTGCGGGCGGCAACCTGGCTTTCCAGGGTTTGGTTCAGCGTCTGAAGGGCATCGGTGGTGGCCTGGCGATCGAGCTCGGCGGCCACCCGGGCGGCAAACACCCGCAGAATGTTTGTGGCCCGGCCCAGATTGTGGATCGGCTTGTCATCCAAAACGCACAGGCTACCGATGCTGTCGCCAGTTGAGTTGGTCAGTCTGACTCCGACGTGGGCCTCCGCGCCCAGATCTTTGAGCAACGCCTGGTCGGGAAACTGCTGCTGGAGGTCTTGGGCGCAGGCAAACAAGCCTTCCCGAATGGCTACCCCACAGGGGCTATTGGTCAGGGATCCAGAAATATTGGGTTGAATTTGGCCATCGGCCCAGAAGGCGTAGGTGGTGAAGGCTTCCCCCAATTGTTTAGAGATGATGACATAGCGGATTTGCAGAGCCGCCGCCAGGTAGGCCGCCAGGGCCGGGAAAAAGTCCTGGCCGGTGACGGCGGCTGCCCCCTCCACCAAATCGTGCAGAGCCCACTCAGCCTGCTTGCGGGCGGTAATATCTTCGACGGTGGCAATAAAGCAGGGGTCTGACTGGGTGCCATCGCGCATGATGGTGACGCTGAGGCTGCCCCAGACCACGGCTCTGTCTTTGCGGATGTAGCGTTTTTCGAGGGTAAACGTCGAGTGTTTTTGTTGAAGCAGCTGGTGGACTCCCCTGAGAAAGAGGTCTAAATCGTCGGGATGGGTGACCGCCTGAACCGTGCGAGCTAACAATTCCTCCTGGGTATACCCCAGGAATCGACAGAGCTGCTGGTTGGCCTGCAAAAACTGCCCTTCCAAAGAAATTCGGCCGATGCCGACCGTCGCCTGCTCAAAGATGGCCCGAAAGCGCGCTTCGCTTTCCCGCAGGGCTTCGTCGCTCCGCTGCTGCTCAATGGCCAGCCCGGCCAGCTTAGTGGCGGTATCGATCAGCGCCCAGTCCTGGGCATTGGGTTTGCGGGGTTCCCGGTAATACTGGGCGAAGGTGCCCAACACCTGGCCGGTGCGGGAGACGATCGGCACGGACCAGCAGGCTCTTAGGCCGTGGTCTAGAGGCAGATGCTTGCTGGTCTCCCAAAGAGGGTCGGTGGCAATGTCGGCCACAACAACGGGTTCTTTGCGGTAAGCGGCGGTGCCGCAGGAGCCAACCTGCGGACCTATCCGTAAACCATTTACAGCCTGCTGATAGGCTTCAGGCAAACTGGGAGCCGCGCCGTGCCAGAGCTGCTGGTCGTGCAGCAGCAGCACCGAGCCCACCATGCCCTGGGTTTGAGCTTCTAGAA from Leptolyngbya sp. KIOST-1 carries:
- a CDS encoding PAS domain S-box protein, which encodes MKILFLEADGWEGSEFKHAIAALTALDHFESRPVPGAPLPAAALAAYDIVFLPLQAGETLGVTAWRPRDRPIPYWVVLTNGQVPDGPGPWMPQSPWDYFSSDHLSPPQLTLVLQRILNAAQREKRLQALEWENQWLKTALDSVPCSGLSQPRPEDCGLTQPTTHPIAKQVSFQASLLHQVKNGVVATDLDGNIVHWNRYAEVMYQWTAAETIGKNIVEVLVPGEDQTQAQAILQTVEERGYWEGEFEVYRKDGHLLPIYVVNSLLRDPQGTAVGFAGVSIDISDRRRLEADRNRQASLLAGQQKILELIALGNPLPEVLDQLVTFLEAQTQGMVGSVLLLHDQQLWHGAAPSLPEAYQQAVNGLRIGPQVGSCGTAAYRKEPVVVADIATDPLWETSKHLPLDHGLRACWSVPIVSRTGQVLGTFAQYYREPRKPNAQDWALIDTATKLAGLAIEQQRSDEALRESEARFRAIFEQATVGIGRISLEGQFLQANQQLCRFLGYTQEELLARTVQAVTHPDDLDLFLRGVHQLLQQKHSTFTLEKRYIRKDRAVVWGSLSVTIMRDGTQSDPCFIATVEDITARKQAEWALHDLVEGAAAVTGQDFFPALAAYLAAALQIRYVIISKQLGEAFTTYAFWADGQIQPNISGSLTNSPCGVAIREGLFACAQDLQQQFPDQALLKDLGAEAHVGVRLTNSTGDSIGSLCVLDDKPIHNLGRATNILRVFAARVAAELDRQATTDALQTLNQTLESQVAARTAELQQANFQLQQSLAERQRLAALVEHSTNFIITANLDGHITYLNRAGRQLVGLPETADIRRYALADFHFPADWPWLEQTVLPPLRRGGTWQGEVNLRHFQTGAAIPTTHNAFVITHPETGEPVAFGGILSDITDLKQKEAQLEQLSQRLSLAVQSGRFGIWEYNVAQNQLIWDDRMCELYGIAVADFGGSITDWEQRIHPEDLAGAKARSDQGVRGERPYDTEFRVVHPNGDIRHLKAYGFYERTPEGEVTRAIGVNFDITDRKRAEAALRESEAQMRMVIDALPDLLLRVTTSGDCRAVICSPHVSGQFFPITRHLSEVLAEPLLRRQLAAVRQAIATRDLQVYEHQLEREGRIVYEEVRIGAISADEALVVVRNISDRKRTEAALRQSEARYRRLMDGASDAIIMASREGIVVDVNQKALALLGYSYDELLGMHVFQLHPPESLERDTATFTDLLTHRNAPPMLTQVLRKDGQLRPVEVTAAIIEINGQPMAQSIFRDISDRQQAEREMQRLRERLQFLLSASPAIIYTCEPAGDFSCTYISENIERILGYTPAEWLAEPDFWVRCLHPDDAEQVLQGLETLSSFGTYAHEYRLRHKAGHYYWVHDELRLIRDDQGNPVEIVGYVADVSGRKQAELALQKLNDDLEWVVQQRTTELRNQATLLETILNGMGDGVMVANQAGEIMLYNPAGRQITQIEQPPPVEPMDWQTHWGLFLPDNQPCPPDQVPLWRAVQGEAFDRVEIVMRHQHCPEGRYLEVSGRPLRDAAQRSMGGVVVFRDVSDRKRSEDQLRYNSLHDSLTDLPNRDLLTQQLDCILQQGQTPGQAEFAVLYLDLDHFKVINDSLGHAAGDQVLVQIARQLKALLPPAGLAARLGGDEFVVVLPPVTEAQSPTDFAQRVLQAFQQPLTIGEREIFVKTSIGLVVGPAAYQTAAEILRDADIALYRAKGQGRNQYALFNEAMHVYALERLQLEQDLRNALVNEELVVYYQPIIDIQRHRVSGFEALVRWQHPTRGFISPDKFIPLAEETGLIAPLDRWVLQTACRQLVAWQRQFPDHSDLTISTNLVVTDLIYPDLLSSIDRILAETGLDGRHLALEITESMLIEQLQPMVQVLEKLQSRGIRVSIDDFGTGYSSLSYLHRLPVNAFKIDRSFVMHMTPGGKNAEIVKTIITLSNRLGLKIIAEGVETEAQLQYLKRLNCDRAQGYLFAPPLPAEAAAAFLTQFAQPE